In Phaeobacter piscinae, one genomic interval encodes:
- the iolC gene encoding 5-dehydro-2-deoxygluconokinase, whose protein sequence is MNQPSKASSDLAGRNFLVLGRVGMDLCPTPDGTATADAQDMMVAMGGSSANIAAGLVKMGCSAALVTSVSDDAVGWYCLNQLDHYGVDRTHVKRITGEYRTSLAVYESRVEDHQSVIYRNNAADFQMTVADVEAVDYSQYSALITAGTVFAAEPSRSATFRAFELARAAGLPIIFDVDYRPYSWPSPEVAADVLSRAGAMSDIIVGNDEEFGFMAGGIDKGLAKARSLAHTSASIVVYKMGPEGAVTFADGQETRTGIYPVDALKPTGAGDSFMAGFLASLSEGRPMKDAILRGSACASVVVAKPGCAPAMPDLAALEAFLATHPGATEI, encoded by the coding sequence ATGAATCAGCCAAGCAAGGCCAGCTCAGATCTGGCAGGCCGCAATTTCCTCGTCCTTGGTCGGGTGGGTATGGATCTGTGTCCAACCCCTGATGGCACCGCCACGGCTGATGCACAGGACATGATGGTCGCCATGGGTGGCAGCAGCGCCAATATCGCCGCAGGTCTGGTCAAAATGGGATGCAGCGCCGCTCTGGTCACCAGCGTTTCTGATGATGCGGTGGGGTGGTACTGCCTCAACCAGTTGGATCACTACGGTGTTGACCGGACTCACGTGAAACGCATCACCGGTGAATATCGGACCTCTCTGGCGGTCTATGAAAGCCGGGTCGAGGATCACCAGAGCGTCATCTACCGCAACAATGCCGCCGATTTCCAGATGACCGTCGCAGATGTGGAGGCGGTGGATTACAGCCAGTACAGCGCGTTGATCACCGCCGGCACAGTTTTTGCGGCCGAGCCGTCACGCAGCGCCACCTTCCGCGCCTTTGAATTGGCGCGCGCGGCCGGGCTGCCGATCATCTTTGATGTGGACTACCGCCCTTACAGCTGGCCCTCGCCTGAGGTTGCGGCGGATGTCCTGTCTCGCGCAGGCGCCATGTCCGATATCATTGTCGGCAATGATGAGGAATTCGGCTTTATGGCCGGTGGCATCGACAAAGGCCTCGCCAAAGCACGGTCGCTGGCGCACACCTCAGCCTCCATCGTCGTCTATAAGATGGGACCCGAGGGCGCCGTCACCTTTGCCGATGGCCAGGAGACCCGCACCGGTATCTACCCCGTAGATGCGCTAAAACCGACCGGCGCCGGCGACAGTTTCATGGCCGGTTTCCTCGCCTCACTCTCCGAAGGGCGTCCGATGAAGGATGCCATTCTGCGCGGCTCAGCCTGTGCCTCCGTCGTGGTGGCCAAACCCGGCTGCGCCCCCGCCATGCCCGACCTTGCCGCGCTGGAGGCGTTTCTTGCAACGCACCCCGGCGCCACCGAAATTTGA
- a CDS encoding class II fructose-bisphosphate aldolase has protein sequence MTLATLADVLQPALRNGYAVAGLVTLGWEDMRAYVAAAEAEGVPVILQAGPSCRAHTPLPILGKMFRHLAESASVPVVAHLDHGYTFEDCRIAIDSGFTSVMFDGSRNPLDQNISETAAIVEMAHAANVSCEGEIGFVGYSGGEGSAGTDPEEARQFAQDTGVDAMAISVGNVHLQQDKEGGLDIDRIRAIEAITEVPLVIHGGSGVPVAQRKMLARQSRICKFNIGTELRMAFGAALRDAVNSDPDRFDRVSILSETHDPVVAAARSVLRAFKGETQC, from the coding sequence ATGACCCTTGCAACATTGGCTGACGTCCTGCAGCCAGCCCTGCGCAATGGCTATGCCGTTGCGGGGCTGGTCACACTGGGCTGGGAAGACATGCGCGCCTATGTGGCCGCCGCTGAGGCTGAAGGCGTGCCGGTCATCCTGCAAGCAGGCCCGTCCTGCCGCGCCCATACTCCGCTGCCGATCTTAGGCAAGATGTTTCGGCATCTGGCCGAAAGTGCATCGGTTCCTGTGGTCGCCCATCTGGATCATGGCTACACCTTTGAGGACTGCCGTATCGCCATCGACAGCGGCTTTACCTCAGTGATGTTCGACGGCTCGCGCAATCCGCTGGATCAGAATATCTCCGAAACCGCAGCCATCGTAGAGATGGCTCATGCTGCAAATGTCTCCTGCGAGGGAGAGATCGGCTTTGTCGGGTATTCCGGCGGCGAGGGGTCAGCCGGTACCGACCCGGAAGAGGCCCGGCAGTTCGCGCAGGATACCGGCGTCGATGCGATGGCGATTTCAGTTGGCAATGTGCATCTGCAACAGGACAAGGAAGGCGGGCTGGATATCGACCGCATCCGCGCCATTGAGGCGATCACCGAAGTGCCGCTGGTCATCCACGGCGGTTCCGGCGTACCAGTCGCGCAGCGCAAAATGCTGGCGCGCCAGTCGCGCATCTGCAAATTCAATATCGGCACCGAATTGCGCATGGCCTTTGGGGCCGCATTGCGCGATGCGGTGAATAGCGATCCGGACCGGTTCGACAGGGTCAGCATCCTGTCCGAAACCCACGATCCGGTCGTTGCTGCGGCGCGCAGCGTTCTTCGCGCCTTCAAGGGAGAGACACAATGTTGA
- a CDS encoding SCO family protein, with amino-acid sequence MRKKTLAVSIAAAAVVLTGVVALAGTWRPADLMARLTPAALRATPARLSEVFPSDPAFQFSPPEPGSYRLNRLKPAPDGTVLTADGTRDRLHQLIDGKITLISFVYLTCGDIDGCPLAFSTLYDIHDASAQLPDLRQEVQLMTISFDPERDTVEAIAAFAHPVSSDPASAHKLDWQVLTTPDAAALQPLLDGFGQVVDRGGADDQINHLLRMYLVDRHGMIRNVYGLGLIDPRLLMTDVETLLLEEARE; translated from the coding sequence ATGCGCAAGAAAACTCTCGCCGTTTCCATAGCCGCTGCTGCGGTGGTGCTGACAGGTGTCGTGGCCCTGGCCGGAACCTGGCGCCCTGCGGATCTGATGGCACGGTTGACGCCCGCTGCATTGCGGGCCACGCCCGCCCGCCTTTCGGAGGTATTCCCAAGCGATCCCGCCTTCCAGTTCAGCCCGCCGGAACCTGGATCTTATCGGCTGAACCGATTGAAACCTGCACCGGATGGCACGGTGCTGACTGCTGATGGCACTAGGGATCGGCTGCACCAACTGATCGATGGCAAGATCACGCTGATCAGTTTTGTCTATCTGACCTGCGGCGATATTGATGGCTGTCCGCTGGCCTTCTCGACGCTTTATGACATTCACGACGCCAGCGCACAGCTTCCGGATCTGCGACAGGAGGTTCAACTGATGACCATCAGCTTCGACCCAGAGCGCGACACGGTCGAGGCCATCGCGGCCTTCGCGCATCCAGTAAGCAGCGATCCTGCCAGTGCCCATAAACTGGATTGGCAGGTGCTGACCACGCCGGATGCCGCAGCGTTACAGCCCCTGTTGGACGGGTTTGGGCAGGTCGTGGACCGTGGCGGCGCAGACGACCAGATCAACCATCTGCTGCGCATGTATCTGGTCGACCGTCATGGCATGATCCGCAATGTTTACGGGCTGGGTCTGATCGACCCGCGCCTGTTGATGACCGATGTGGAAACGCTGCTACTGGAAGAGGCCAGAGAATGA
- a CDS encoding LacI family DNA-binding transcriptional regulator: MSHPFPIKDIARQSGLSTATVDRVLHARANVSPRSQARVRAAIAELEGQEQQLSARGRRLYFDVVVEAPERFSREIRHATEAVLPTIGPAVIHTRYSFRQIMSAPDCVALLRQILKRGSHGVVLKVRDLPEITAMVAELDRKRIPVVCAFTDLPGSVRRAYCGPDNYAAGQSAAYMIDKCLPDSAPSGATILTTLSQLAFHGEAQRRRGFLRLMSERRPDLRLMTVSAGAGLAFETRAVLQEQLSAPGLGPILGVYSMGGANRAISESLQSYGHRPRAYVAHDLDSENRTLLRQGNITVALQHDIARDMRNAFLNLLHANHILKTPPVATQSRMSMVTPFDCAEN; this comes from the coding sequence ATGAGCCATCCTTTCCCGATCAAGGATATCGCCCGGCAATCTGGGCTGAGCACGGCAACTGTGGACCGCGTTCTGCACGCACGCGCCAATGTCAGCCCCCGCAGCCAGGCGCGCGTTCGCGCAGCCATCGCCGAACTGGAGGGACAGGAACAACAACTCTCAGCACGGGGGCGGCGGCTCTACTTCGACGTTGTGGTGGAAGCACCCGAACGGTTCAGCCGGGAAATTCGGCACGCAACTGAGGCGGTCCTGCCCACCATTGGCCCCGCGGTGATCCACACGCGGTATAGTTTTCGCCAGATCATGTCCGCGCCTGACTGCGTTGCTCTGCTTCGTCAGATCCTCAAACGTGGCAGTCACGGGGTGGTGCTGAAGGTGCGGGATCTGCCTGAGATTACCGCGATGGTCGCTGAGTTGGACAGAAAGCGCATTCCGGTTGTCTGCGCCTTTACCGACCTGCCAGGGAGTGTTCGCCGCGCCTATTGCGGTCCGGACAACTACGCGGCCGGCCAGTCAGCGGCCTATATGATCGACAAATGTCTGCCGGACAGCGCTCCATCCGGAGCAACCATCCTGACCACACTCAGCCAATTGGCCTTTCACGGCGAGGCTCAAAGGCGACGTGGCTTCCTAAGGTTGATGTCAGAGCGCCGCCCTGATCTGCGGCTGATGACAGTTTCAGCCGGGGCCGGGCTCGCGTTCGAGACCCGAGCGGTGCTGCAGGAGCAACTGTCCGCTCCGGGCCTTGGGCCGATATTGGGCGTCTATTCAATGGGCGGGGCCAATCGCGCCATATCGGAAAGTCTGCAAAGTTATGGTCACCGCCCGCGCGCCTATGTCGCTCATGATCTGGATAGTGAGAACCGAACACTTTTGCGACAGGGAAACATTACCGTTGCCTTGCAGCACGACATTGCCAGAGACATGCGCAATGCCTTCCTCAACTTGCTCCACGCCAACCATATCCTGAAGACGCCACCCGTCGCGACTCAGAGCCGCATGTCCATGGTCACGCCCTTTGATTGTGCTGAAAACTGA
- a CDS encoding phytanoyl-CoA dioxygenase family protein has protein sequence MTTAATPMGQAYFDPDGCALSDFTAQVQRELTPDQVPLADKIEKNIPIYDMAALKAMLSAPEARRHLMAEWAQGLRYGAGVLVLQGAYQDVAPIDAASAVFDEIISQERLANGGGADHFAAAGSNDRIWNALQKLCEASPDVFARYFGNSSIAAVCEAWLGPNYQMTAQINLVRPGGAAQQAHRDYHLGFQSAETSAQYPAHVHDLSPVLTLQGAVAHADMPVESGPTKLLPFSQQYRAGYAAWRREDFRAYFEEHCVQLPLAKGDAVFFNPALFHAAGANRSKDVQRMANLLQVSSAFGRAMETVDRRGMSERLFPALARLKREGAMTDADQAAAIAACAEGYSFPTNLDRDPPVGGLAPQTQAGLFHQALTEGWTSERFNKALAAQDLRRQA, from the coding sequence ATGACAACTGCTGCGACACCGATGGGGCAGGCCTATTTTGATCCTGATGGATGCGCGTTGAGTGACTTCACCGCGCAGGTTCAACGGGAACTGACACCCGACCAGGTTCCGCTTGCCGACAAGATTGAGAAGAATATCCCGATCTATGACATGGCAGCCCTTAAGGCGATGCTCAGCGCGCCAGAGGCGCGCCGCCATCTGATGGCAGAATGGGCGCAGGGATTGCGATACGGGGCGGGTGTTCTGGTGCTACAAGGTGCCTATCAGGACGTGGCTCCGATTGATGCCGCAAGCGCTGTCTTCGACGAAATCATCTCACAGGAGCGGCTGGCAAATGGCGGCGGGGCGGACCATTTCGCTGCAGCGGGATCAAATGACCGGATTTGGAATGCGCTCCAAAAGCTCTGCGAAGCTTCGCCTGATGTCTTCGCGCGCTATTTTGGCAACTCATCAATCGCGGCCGTTTGCGAGGCCTGGCTTGGACCCAACTACCAGATGACGGCGCAAATCAATCTGGTGCGTCCGGGCGGAGCTGCCCAGCAGGCGCATCGTGACTATCATCTGGGCTTTCAATCAGCGGAAACCTCCGCGCAGTATCCGGCCCATGTGCATGACCTATCGCCGGTTTTGACGCTGCAGGGGGCGGTGGCCCATGCCGATATGCCGGTGGAGAGCGGCCCGACCAAGCTGCTGCCGTTTTCGCAACAATACCGTGCGGGCTACGCAGCTTGGCGGCGCGAGGACTTCCGGGCCTATTTCGAAGAGCACTGTGTGCAGTTGCCTCTGGCAAAGGGTGATGCCGTGTTCTTCAATCCGGCTTTGTTTCATGCCGCAGGAGCCAACCGATCAAAGGATGTTCAGCGGATGGCGAACCTGTTGCAGGTTTCGTCTGCCTTTGGCCGCGCAATGGAGACTGTGGACCGGCGCGGCATGTCGGAGCGGCTTTTCCCGGCGCTGGCCAGGCTGAAGCGTGAGGGCGCCATGACGGACGCTGATCAGGCCGCAGCAATTGCAGCCTGCGCAGAAGGGTATTCTTTTCCAACCAATCTGGACCGGGACCCGCCGGTGGGCGGTTTGGCCCCACAAACGCAGGCCGGGCTGTTTCATCAGGCCCTTACCGAGGGTTGGACATCCGAGCGTTTCAACAAGGCGCTGGCGGCACAGGACTTGCGCCGCCAGGCATAA
- a CDS encoding IclR family transcriptional regulator: MQDRQILLLEAVASSASPVSASELAQMTATPRASLYRHIAALLECGFLEETETGSRYILGLRFIKIALTGKSDTHVINAVSAVLQRVVKDLGETAFLARYRGGRVDLIHTQVPADPSVPYIYPGLGVRPVHACSSAKAIAAFLAPELQQDLIDTLPVRFTDKTRTEPEQIARELQQVRRYGYATCDGEIDNGVTSVAVPIIVDRLGAIFSMGVVGPTSRITPAIQPRILPILTKQAIHAAAAIQHCSVAHAETTNANSLAAAQERASQPH, translated from the coding sequence ATGCAGGACCGACAGATCCTTCTTCTGGAAGCGGTAGCCTCCTCCGCCTCACCGGTAAGCGCAAGCGAGCTGGCCCAGATGACAGCGACCCCCCGTGCCAGCCTTTATCGCCATATCGCCGCGCTGCTAGAATGCGGCTTTCTGGAAGAAACCGAGACCGGCAGCCGGTATATTCTGGGACTGCGGTTCATCAAGATCGCGCTGACGGGAAAGTCCGACACCCATGTCATCAACGCGGTCTCTGCCGTGTTGCAGCGGGTGGTGAAGGATCTGGGAGAGACCGCGTTTCTGGCGCGCTATCGCGGCGGTCGCGTTGATCTTATTCATACGCAGGTCCCGGCGGATCCCTCGGTTCCTTATATCTATCCAGGGTTAGGGGTCCGCCCGGTTCATGCCTGTTCTTCGGCCAAGGCAATTGCCGCCTTTCTCGCGCCGGAGCTTCAGCAAGACCTGATCGACACGTTGCCGGTGCGCTTTACCGACAAGACACGCACTGAGCCGGAGCAGATTGCCCGCGAGTTACAGCAGGTGCGTCGCTATGGTTATGCCACCTGCGATGGTGAGATTGACAACGGGGTCACCAGCGTTGCGGTGCCAATCATTGTCGACCGGCTTGGCGCCATTTTTTCGATGGGAGTGGTCGGTCCAACCAGCCGTATCACACCTGCCATCCAGCCCAGAATTTTACCCATTCTCACAAAACAAGCCATTCATGCCGCCGCGGCCATTCAACATTGCTCGGTCGCTCATGCGGAAACCACAAATGCCAATTCACTGGCGGCGGCACAGGAAAGGGCCAGCCAACCACATTGA
- a CDS encoding NAD(P)-dependent oxidoreductase — protein MKVGFIGLGNVGGKLSGSLLRNGIDLSVYDLNAALVTRAAEAGATAAKDPAELMRNCDAVITCLPSPTASDQVMQQMLPEIGPGKIWMEMSTTDEAEVKRLGTMVEQAGGTAVDCPVSGGCHRADTGNISIFAGCDRETFDRIAPLLKTMGRRILHTGPIGSASVLKVITNYLATANLLTCCEALVTAKAAGMDLNTAYEAIKISSGTSFVHETESQVILNGSRDISFTMDLVSKDIGLFQAVADRHDVPLEINPLMIEIFKDGEARFGSRELSPNIIRRLEEATGLKITAPGFPSEMTDDEPEEPGYEVIPTGRAGGAGQ, from the coding sequence ATGAAAGTAGGATTTATCGGCCTCGGAAACGTTGGTGGCAAGCTGAGTGGCAGCCTGCTGCGCAACGGCATTGATCTCAGCGTTTATGACCTGAATGCCGCGCTGGTTACGAGGGCAGCGGAGGCCGGTGCCACGGCAGCCAAGGATCCGGCGGAGCTGATGCGCAATTGCGACGCGGTGATCACCTGCCTGCCCTCGCCCACAGCCTCCGATCAGGTCATGCAACAGATGCTACCGGAGATTGGGCCCGGCAAAATCTGGATGGAGATGTCCACGACGGATGAGGCAGAGGTCAAACGCCTTGGTACCATGGTCGAACAGGCGGGGGGAACCGCTGTAGACTGCCCCGTATCCGGTGGCTGTCACCGGGCGGACACCGGCAATATCTCGATCTTCGCCGGCTGCGACCGTGAAACCTTTGACCGGATCGCGCCGCTGCTGAAAACCATGGGGCGGCGAATCCTGCACACAGGGCCAATCGGCTCAGCCTCGGTCCTGAAGGTGATCACCAACTATCTGGCAACCGCCAATCTTCTGACCTGCTGCGAGGCTTTGGTGACCGCGAAGGCCGCTGGAATGGATCTCAACACCGCCTATGAGGCGATCAAGATTTCCTCCGGCACCTCCTTTGTGCATGAAACCGAAAGTCAGGTGATCCTGAACGGATCCCGCGATATTTCCTTCACCATGGATCTGGTCTCGAAGGATATTGGCCTGTTTCAGGCCGTTGCTGATCGCCATGACGTGCCGTTGGAGATCAACCCTCTGATGATCGAGATCTTCAAAGACGGCGAGGCCCGATTTGGCAGCCGGGAGCTGTCCCCAAACATCATCAGACGGCTGGAAGAGGCCACCGGCCTGAAGATCACGGCCCCCGGGTTTCCGTCTGAGATGACGGATGATGAGCCTGAGGAACCCGGTTACGAGGTCATCCCCACTGGTCGCGCTGGCGGCGCGGGCCAATAA
- a CDS encoding 5-deoxy-glucuronate isomerase, translating into MHIAPHDNQNKAIVDADNALVPLNYFNIVKLTKGQTFEYQVPGYETCIVPATGTVDIEVEGLSYAGIGTRTADVWDGEPEGVYIPVGAKVTITCTTDATETFIAGAKYDKVLEPFDVRADGIDLVQYGSDDTKTHRKIKHILGQKQHDKVGRLLVSELFTVGQGGWSGFPAHKHDTDRKDADGNIIETRHDETYNFRFRPNHGSGVQILQREEGKPGDAYQLMDGSTIMIDKGYHPCAVMPGYEMYYFTILGGLSQRSLIQYFQPTHAYQVETIPGIKDMVAKFK; encoded by the coding sequence ATGCATATCGCCCCTCATGACAACCAGAACAAAGCCATTGTCGATGCTGACAACGCGCTTGTTCCGCTGAACTATTTCAACATCGTCAAACTGACCAAGGGCCAGACCTTTGAGTATCAGGTGCCCGGCTATGAGACCTGCATCGTTCCGGCCACCGGCACCGTAGACATTGAGGTCGAGGGCCTGAGCTATGCTGGCATCGGCACCCGCACCGCCGACGTCTGGGATGGTGAGCCGGAAGGCGTCTATATTCCCGTCGGGGCCAAGGTGACCATCACCTGCACAACGGATGCGACCGAAACCTTCATCGCGGGCGCCAAATACGACAAGGTGCTGGAACCATTTGACGTGCGCGCCGACGGTATCGATCTGGTGCAATACGGTTCTGACGACACCAAGACCCATCGTAAAATCAAGCATATCTTGGGCCAGAAACAGCACGACAAGGTCGGCCGCTTGCTGGTGTCAGAACTGTTCACCGTGGGACAGGGCGGCTGGTCCGGCTTCCCGGCGCACAAACATGATACCGACCGCAAAGATGCGGATGGCAACATCATCGAGACACGCCATGATGAGACCTATAACTTCCGCTTCCGTCCCAACCATGGCTCTGGCGTGCAGATCCTGCAACGCGAAGAGGGCAAGCCGGGGGACGCCTACCAACTGATGGATGGCTCCACGATCATGATCGACAAGGGGTATCACCCCTGCGCTGTGATGCCCGGATATGAGATGTATTACTTCACCATCCTTGGCGGTCTAAGCCAGCGCAGCCTGATCCAGTACTTCCAGCCCACCCATGCCTATCAGGTCGAAACCATCCCCGGCATCAAGGATATGGTGGCTAAGTTCAAATGA
- a CDS encoding selenium-binding protein SBP56-related protein produces MNRREFGGLSAAALAMAGPFRAFADETCQSPYMPKITGQEEFVYVWTLGVEGMGDEQDKMVTVDLRPDSPTRGEVIHSLSVGGRNEAHHGGFSADRRYFWTGGLDTNRIFIFDIHSDPAAPKLHKVIETFVADSGGVVGPHTFFALPGSMMITGLSNQDDHGGRTALVEYNDDGDYVATYWMPTADDMQGAVAVDGAVADGYGYDIRALIRKNVMLTSSFTGWSNYMMDFGQMLQDAEAMKRFGNSMVLWDLHTRQPRKVFNVPGAPLEVRFPWGPNANYAFSTTALTSQLWLIYEDDDGEWQAKSVADIGNPEDIPLPVDISIAADDQTLWVNSFMDGKTRLFDISDPHNPAQIYEKTIDRQVNMVSQSWDGKRVYFSSSLLANWDKKGEDDVQYLRAYNWDGKELVEDFNIDFYAAGLGRAHIMRFGSAALYSA; encoded by the coding sequence ATGAACAGAAGAGAATTCGGCGGATTATCCGCCGCTGCGCTGGCCATGGCCGGTCCGTTTCGCGCCTTTGCGGATGAGACCTGTCAGTCCCCTTATATGCCCAAGATTACGGGTCAGGAAGAATTCGTCTACGTCTGGACCCTCGGAGTGGAGGGAATGGGCGACGAGCAAGACAAGATGGTGACGGTTGACCTGCGCCCCGACTCGCCAACCCGCGGGGAGGTCATTCACAGTCTCTCAGTCGGCGGTAGGAACGAGGCCCATCATGGCGGCTTCTCAGCTGATCGCCGTTATTTCTGGACTGGCGGGCTTGATACCAATCGCATCTTTATCTTCGATATTCACAGCGATCCTGCAGCGCCCAAGCTGCATAAGGTGATCGAGACATTTGTTGCGGATTCCGGCGGTGTGGTTGGTCCCCACACGTTTTTTGCCCTGCCCGGTAGCATGATGATCACCGGGCTGAGCAATCAGGACGACCACGGCGGCCGAACGGCGTTGGTCGAATATAATGATGACGGAGACTACGTCGCCACCTATTGGATGCCCACTGCTGATGACATGCAAGGGGCCGTCGCGGTCGATGGCGCGGTTGCGGATGGTTATGGCTATGACATTCGCGCCCTGATCCGCAAGAACGTGATGCTCACCTCGTCCTTCACGGGATGGTCAAACTACATGATGGATTTCGGGCAGATGCTGCAGGACGCCGAAGCGATGAAACGCTTTGGCAACAGCATGGTGCTCTGGGATCTGCACACCCGTCAGCCGCGAAAAGTGTTCAACGTGCCTGGCGCGCCGCTCGAAGTGCGCTTTCCCTGGGGGCCAAATGCCAACTACGCTTTCTCAACCACAGCACTCACCTCGCAGCTCTGGCTGATCTATGAGGATGACGATGGCGAATGGCAGGCCAAATCGGTGGCAGACATCGGCAACCCCGAGGATATCCCGCTGCCCGTCGACATCTCCATCGCCGCCGATGATCAAACGCTTTGGGTCAATTCTTTCATGGATGGAAAGACCCGGCTGTTTGATATCTCCGACCCGCATAACCCGGCACAGATCTATGAGAAAACCATTGATCGACAGGTCAATATGGTCAGCCAGAGCTGGGACGGCAAACGGGTCTATTTCTCCTCTTCCTTGCTCGCCAATTGGGACAAGAAGGGCGAGGACGATGTGCAATACCTGAGGGCCTACAACTGGGACGGCAAAGAATTGGTCGAGGATTTCAACATCGACTTTTATGCCGCAGGCTTGGGTCGCGCGCACATCATGCGCTTTGGCAGCGCCGCGCTCTATTCCGCTTAA
- the iolG gene encoding inositol 2-dehydrogenase, with protein MLNIGLLGCGRIGQVHARSVGQLDGVRVTAVADAMPDAANALASKIGADVREASALITSADVDAVVIGTPTDTHYDLIHQAAAAGKAIFCEKPVDMSADRIRDCQTAVAEAGVAFLTAFNRRFDPNFANLQQRLRAGEIGDVEIVSILSRDPSPPPVSYIKTSGGLFRDMMIHDFDMARFLLAEEPVQVFAVGSALVDPAIGEAGDVDTAAVTLTTASGKICQISNSRRATYGYDQRVEVHGSKGMLRAANMLENTVEVAGTNGFQTAPAQHFFLERYEAAYRNEMARFVEAVQAGTTPSPSIDDGLRAQMLADAAAQSLEAGAPVAL; from the coding sequence ATGTTGAATATCGGCCTTTTGGGCTGCGGGCGCATCGGCCAGGTCCATGCGCGCTCTGTCGGGCAATTGGACGGGGTGCGCGTCACTGCGGTTGCAGATGCGATGCCGGATGCCGCGAATGCACTGGCCAGCAAGATCGGCGCGGATGTGCGCGAGGCCTCCGCGCTAATCACCAGCGCGGACGTCGACGCGGTCGTTATCGGCACCCCAACTGATACGCATTACGACTTGATCCATCAGGCTGCGGCTGCAGGAAAAGCAATATTCTGCGAGAAGCCCGTCGATATGTCCGCCGACCGCATTCGCGATTGCCAAACGGCAGTGGCCGAGGCGGGAGTTGCCTTTCTAACAGCGTTCAACCGTCGTTTTGATCCGAATTTTGCCAATCTTCAACAACGCCTGCGGGCCGGTGAGATTGGCGATGTGGAGATCGTCTCGATCCTATCACGTGACCCGTCCCCGCCGCCGGTCAGCTATATCAAGACCTCTGGTGGCCTGTTTCGCGACATGATGATCCACGATTTTGATATGGCGCGTTTTTTGCTGGCCGAGGAACCGGTGCAGGTCTTTGCGGTTGGCTCAGCGCTGGTCGATCCCGCCATTGGCGAAGCAGGCGATGTGGACACAGCCGCCGTTACGCTGACCACGGCCAGCGGCAAGATCTGCCAAATCTCCAACTCCCGGCGGGCTACATACGGCTACGACCAACGGGTGGAGGTGCATGGCTCCAAGGGGATGCTCCGCGCGGCCAATATGTTGGAAAACACGGTGGAAGTGGCCGGAACCAACGGTTTCCAGACCGCCCCTGCGCAGCACTTCTTCCTTGAGCGCTACGAAGCGGCCTATCGCAACGAAATGGCGCGATTTGTCGAGGCCGTTCAGGCAGGTACCACGCCCTCCCCCAGCATCGACGACGGCCTGCGCGCCCAGATGTTGGCCGATGCCGCCGCCCAATCGCTTGAGGCGGGGGCACCAGTCGCGTTGTAA